One genomic window of Hymenobacter sp. J193 includes the following:
- a CDS encoding AI-2E family transporter, with product MFPPSTQHHLPPSGHKPNAEVRQTPVIQFAFLLLSGVLLVYSLKVLDDVLLPLLFSALFALLLLPISRWLELKGVPRVLAIILCLLLMVVVFAGIVFGFGSQLGQFKNELPKLQDKLLQFFHDIQAWAANRFGIEPISDEELKKSTLDSLKKSSGGYLNSTLNMTSAVVGNLLQVPIYIFCFLYYRDHLRQFLFRFVSPDKRTAALNTLDNIQTVVQAYISGLFKVIVIVAVLNAIGLLALQVKFAIFFAIFASVLAVIPYIGIMLGASIPAIITLVETGSPLHAAGVIGVFAFVQFLEGNFITPMITGSQVSINPMAAIVALVLGAELWGTPGMILSIPLIAVIKVVLDASKATEPWGFLLGDTAEGEDTIQSVAGGEPGFFKRLWGRIMGQGS from the coding sequence ATGTTTCCTCCCTCTACCCAACATCATTTGCCCCCCTCGGGCCACAAGCCCAACGCTGAGGTGCGCCAGACGCCCGTCATCCAGTTTGCGTTCCTGCTGTTGTCGGGCGTACTGCTGGTATACTCGCTCAAAGTTCTCGACGACGTGCTGCTGCCGCTGCTGTTCTCGGCGCTTTTTGCCTTGCTGCTGCTGCCCATCAGCCGCTGGCTGGAGCTGAAAGGCGTGCCCCGGGTGCTGGCCATCATCCTGTGTCTGCTGCTGATGGTGGTGGTGTTTGCGGGTATCGTTTTCGGGTTTGGCTCCCAGCTGGGCCAGTTCAAGAATGAGCTGCCCAAGCTGCAGGACAAGCTGCTGCAGTTTTTCCACGACATTCAGGCCTGGGCGGCCAACCGCTTCGGTATCGAGCCTATTTCGGATGAAGAGCTCAAGAAATCCACGCTGGACTCCCTGAAGAAGAGCAGCGGCGGCTACCTCAACTCCACACTCAACATGACCTCGGCTGTAGTCGGCAACCTGCTGCAGGTGCCCATCTACATCTTCTGCTTTCTGTACTACCGCGACCATCTGCGCCAGTTTCTGTTCCGCTTCGTGAGCCCCGACAAGCGCACGGCCGCCCTCAACACCCTCGACAACATCCAGACCGTGGTGCAAGCCTATATTTCGGGCTTGTTCAAGGTCATTGTGATTGTGGCCGTGCTCAACGCCATCGGGCTGCTGGCCCTGCAGGTGAAGTTTGCCATCTTCTTTGCCATTTTTGCCTCCGTGCTGGCCGTCATCCCCTACATCGGCATTATGCTGGGAGCCAGCATCCCGGCCATTATTACCTTGGTGGAAACCGGCTCCCCCCTGCATGCAGCGGGCGTTATCGGGGTGTTTGCTTTCGTGCAGTTTCTGGAAGGCAACTTCATTACGCCCATGATTACCGGCTCGCAGGTGAGCATCAACCCCATGGCGGCCATTGTGGCGCTGGTGCTGGGCGCCGAGCTCTGGGGCACCCCCGGCATGATTCTGAGCATTCCGCTGATTGCGGTGATTAAGGTGGTGCTGGATGCCAGCAAAGCCACCGAGCCCTGGGGCTTTCTGCTGGGCGATACGGCCGAGGGAGAAGACACTATCCAAAGCGTGGCGGGCGGCGAGCCGGGCTTTTTCAAGCGGCTCTGGGGGCGCATCATGGGCCAGGGCTCGTAA
- a CDS encoding PA2169 family four-helix-bundle protein has protein sequence MAAITDNTARAFNDLVEINKTATKGYQQAAEGVTSPDLRAELSKFSQQRAQFAADLEQAARRSGVEAPSQESTVEGALTDAAAALHRGWINIKSAITGQDDSAILGECETGDAVALQAYETALRSSELPVEARNVIQQQHGDILSAKNWVTQQKGRVS, from the coding sequence ATGGCTGCCATCACCGATAATACCGCCCGCGCATTCAACGACCTCGTCGAAATCAATAAAACCGCCACCAAAGGCTACCAGCAGGCCGCTGAGGGTGTAACCAGCCCCGATTTGCGCGCAGAGCTAAGCAAGTTCAGCCAGCAGCGCGCCCAGTTTGCCGCCGACCTGGAGCAGGCTGCCCGCCGCAGTGGCGTGGAAGCCCCTAGCCAGGAAAGCACCGTAGAAGGTGCCCTTACCGACGCCGCTGCCGCCCTGCACCGCGGCTGGATCAACATCAAATCGGCCATTACGGGCCAAGACGACTCGGCCATCCTGGGCGAGTGCGAAACCGGCGACGCCGTGGCTCTGCAGGCCTATGAAACGGCCCTGCGCTCCAGTGAGCTGCCCGTAGAAGCCCGCAACGTGATTCAGCAGCAGCACGGCGACATTCTGTCGGCTAAAAACTGGGTTACCCAGCAGAAAGGCCGCGTAAGCTAA
- a CDS encoding exonuclease domain-containing protein yields MAIFVTKHVSKFPLQNPPHLYAIIDLETTGGQPAQDRITEIAIFIHDGEKVVDQYDTLLNPGRPIPFFITQLTGITDDMVRDAPKFHEVARKVVEMTEGCVFVAHNVRFDYSFLKKEFADLGYNYSRKTLCTVRLSRSLMPGQPSYSLGKLCQNIGIPLNGRHRAAGDAGATAILFDRLLKISQQDEALRNPTVSPADTLAAVDALAPGGKKPAKQPSARKVEAVREAIRTALLPPNITPEKVSSLPQEAGVYYFHNEAGEVIYVGKSINIYKRIQQHFAVDYKSRKSIEFKNSISDITWELTGSELVALLYESHEIKRLKPLYNRAQRRSVFPAGIFLRTDDQGYKHLYYGKADDHAQSHPLIALANQYKAKAFLFHKVSKFNLCQKLCDLYKTPGSCFDYQVHRCKGACLGLEPAEEYNKRVEEAVESFTYEHGSFVVLGRGRREDEKTLVVVENGRYLGFGYVDESFSARRFVDFKDAIKRYNDNKDVQQIIRQYLRTKHKDKVKIFK; encoded by the coding sequence GTGGCTATCTTTGTTACCAAGCACGTTAGCAAGTTTCCGCTTCAGAATCCGCCGCATTTGTACGCCATTATCGACCTTGAAACCACCGGGGGGCAGCCCGCCCAGGACCGCATCACCGAAATTGCCATTTTCATTCACGATGGCGAAAAGGTGGTGGACCAGTACGACACCCTGCTGAACCCCGGCCGGCCCATCCCCTTCTTCATCACCCAACTCACCGGCATCACCGATGACATGGTACGCGACGCGCCCAAGTTCCACGAGGTAGCGCGCAAAGTGGTGGAAATGACGGAAGGCTGCGTGTTTGTGGCCCACAACGTGCGCTTCGACTACTCCTTTCTGAAAAAGGAATTTGCGGACCTGGGCTATAACTACTCGCGCAAAACACTGTGCACCGTGCGCCTGAGCCGCTCCCTGATGCCGGGGCAGCCGAGCTACAGCCTGGGCAAGCTGTGCCAGAACATCGGGATTCCGCTGAATGGCCGCCACCGCGCCGCTGGCGACGCTGGCGCCACCGCCATCCTGTTCGACCGGCTCCTGAAAATCAGCCAGCAGGACGAGGCCCTGCGCAACCCCACCGTGAGCCCGGCCGATACCCTGGCGGCCGTAGATGCGCTGGCGCCGGGCGGGAAGAAGCCAGCCAAGCAGCCTTCCGCCCGCAAGGTGGAGGCCGTGCGCGAGGCCATCCGCACGGCGCTGCTGCCCCCCAACATCACGCCCGAGAAAGTGAGCAGCCTGCCCCAGGAAGCCGGCGTGTACTACTTCCACAACGAGGCCGGCGAGGTTATCTACGTGGGCAAGAGCATTAATATCTACAAGCGCATTCAGCAGCACTTCGCCGTCGATTACAAGTCGCGCAAGAGCATCGAGTTCAAGAACTCCATTTCCGACATTACCTGGGAGCTGACGGGCTCGGAGTTGGTGGCGCTGCTTTATGAGTCGCACGAAATCAAGCGACTGAAACCGCTCTACAACCGCGCCCAGCGCCGCTCAGTGTTTCCGGCGGGTATTTTCCTGCGTACCGACGACCAAGGGTACAAGCATCTCTACTACGGCAAGGCCGACGACCATGCCCAGTCGCACCCGCTCATTGCGCTGGCCAACCAGTACAAAGCCAAGGCCTTCCTGTTCCACAAAGTCTCGAAGTTCAACCTTTGCCAGAAGCTCTGTGACCTGTACAAAACCCCGGGCTCCTGCTTCGACTACCAGGTGCACCGCTGCAAGGGTGCCTGCCTGGGCCTGGAGCCCGCCGAGGAATACAACAAGCGCGTGGAGGAAGCCGTGGAAAGCTTCACCTACGAGCACGGCTCCTTCGTGGTGCTGGGGCGAGGCCGGCGCGAAGATGAGAAGACGCTGGTGGTGGTAGAAAACGGCCGTTACCTGGGCTTCGGCTACGTGGATGAGTCGTTTTCCGCCCGCCGCTTCGTCGATTTCAAGGACGCCATCAAGCGCTACAACGACAACAAGGACGTGCAGCAGATCATCCGCCAGTACCTGCGCACCAAGCACAAGGACAAGGTGAAGATTTTTAAGTGA
- a CDS encoding DNA topoisomerase IB: MATAAPATPRPKVKKKHLAPQEEAHELYKDPARQAELAGLRYYSDTRPGLTRQPGPDGTFRYLDAKGQPVTDEKTLARINSFVIPPAWTDVWIAPTTTAHLQVTGRDAKGRKQYLYHAAWGEVRSLTKFSRLRAFGEKLAELRLQLQKDLKRPQLDKPKVVALVLTLMDQSFIRVGNKEYAKKNKSYGLTTLRDKHVQVAGADVRLSFVGKKGVAHDVTLHDRKLARLVQKCKEIPGQHLFQYYDADGHRQELESGDVNDYLHRVTGISLSAKDFRTWGGTVKMVECLESVLAENPELPKEKVLKLAVKDVAKGLGNTPTVCSKYYIHPQVAQLFESDKLIDYLRRHDADPAENDQLTPTEHMVLDMLAAC, encoded by the coding sequence ATGGCTACTGCTGCCCCGGCCACCCCCCGGCCCAAAGTCAAGAAAAAACACCTGGCGCCCCAGGAAGAAGCCCACGAGTTGTATAAGGACCCCGCCCGCCAGGCCGAGCTGGCGGGCCTGCGCTACTACTCCGATACCCGCCCCGGCCTCACGCGCCAGCCCGGCCCCGACGGCACGTTCCGCTACCTCGATGCTAAAGGTCAGCCCGTGACCGACGAAAAGACCCTGGCCCGCATCAACAGCTTCGTGATTCCGCCGGCCTGGACGGACGTGTGGATTGCGCCCACGACCACGGCCCACCTGCAGGTAACGGGCCGCGACGCCAAGGGGCGCAAGCAGTACCTCTACCACGCGGCCTGGGGTGAGGTGCGCAGCCTCACCAAGTTCAGCCGCCTGCGGGCCTTCGGCGAAAAGCTGGCCGAGCTGCGCCTGCAGCTGCAAAAAGACCTAAAGCGCCCCCAACTGGATAAGCCAAAAGTGGTAGCCCTGGTGCTCACGCTCATGGACCAGTCGTTTATCCGCGTCGGCAACAAGGAATACGCCAAAAAGAACAAGAGCTACGGCCTCACCACCCTGCGCGACAAGCATGTGCAGGTGGCCGGAGCCGATGTGCGCCTGAGCTTCGTGGGCAAGAAAGGTGTAGCCCACGATGTGACTTTGCACGACCGGAAGCTGGCCCGCCTGGTGCAGAAGTGCAAGGAAATTCCCGGTCAGCACCTGTTTCAGTACTACGATGCCGACGGCCACCGCCAGGAACTCGAATCGGGCGACGTAAACGACTACCTGCACCGCGTCACGGGCATCAGCCTTTCGGCCAAGGACTTCCGCACCTGGGGCGGCACCGTGAAAATGGTAGAGTGCCTGGAAAGCGTGCTGGCCGAAAACCCGGAACTGCCCAAGGAAAAAGTGCTGAAGCTGGCCGTGAAGGATGTAGCCAAAGGCCTCGGCAACACGCCCACCGTGTGCAGCAAATACTACATTCACCCCCAGGTGGCCCAATTATTCGAATCAGATAAGCTCATCGACTACCTGCGCCGCCACGACGCCGACCCCGCTGAAAACGACCAGCTAACACCCACCGAACACATGGTGCTGGATATGCTGGCGGCTTGTTGA
- a CDS encoding M48 family metalloprotease, which translates to MLRLLFKPSLLLALAVTLGASSCAKDENGDRLLFSVDDDKALGEKVAHETDSLYRQKGQLLERTDSKNTRAYQLLDGVVNKVLNSGQLTYRNEFPWDVKIIKDDNVQNAFATPGGHIYVFTGLIKFLDDESQLAGVLGHEIAHADRRHTSKALQQQYGISVLLSLVLGENPNQLAVVAANLGQLKFSREYEKEADDFSVVYLNPTQYSCDGAAGFFIKAQAQAEGGADPEFLSTHPDPGSRVEAIQTKAAELKCAGRTVTNTSFEELKRIL; encoded by the coding sequence ATGCTCCGCCTGTTGTTCAAACCCTCCCTCCTGCTGGCCCTGGCCGTTACGCTCGGAGCCTCTTCCTGCGCCAAAGATGAAAACGGCGACCGGCTGCTGTTTTCCGTGGACGATGACAAAGCCCTGGGCGAAAAAGTAGCCCACGAAACCGACTCCCTCTACCGCCAAAAAGGCCAGCTGCTGGAGCGCACTGATAGCAAAAACACCCGCGCCTACCAGTTGCTTGATGGGGTAGTAAACAAAGTCCTGAACTCGGGCCAGCTCACGTACCGCAACGAGTTTCCCTGGGACGTAAAAATTATCAAGGACGACAACGTGCAAAACGCCTTTGCCACGCCCGGCGGCCACATCTATGTGTTTACCGGCCTCATCAAGTTCCTCGACGATGAAAGCCAGCTGGCCGGCGTGCTGGGCCACGAAATTGCCCACGCCGACCGCCGCCACACGTCCAAAGCTTTGCAGCAGCAGTATGGCATTTCGGTGCTGCTGAGTCTGGTGCTGGGCGAAAACCCCAACCAGCTGGCGGTGGTGGCCGCCAACCTGGGCCAGCTCAAGTTCAGCCGCGAGTACGAAAAAGAGGCCGACGATTTTTCGGTGGTGTACCTCAACCCCACGCAGTATTCCTGCGACGGCGCCGCTGGCTTCTTCATCAAAGCCCAGGCGCAGGCCGAAGGCGGCGCCGACCCCGAGTTCCTGAGCACCCATCCCGACCCCGGCAGCCGCGTGGAGGCCATTCAAACGAAGGCGGCGGAGCTGAAATGCGCGGGTCGCACCGTCACCAACACCAGCTTCGAGGAGCTGAAGCGCATTTTGTAA
- a CDS encoding App1 family protein — protein sequence MASFSQRLSDWGENLDDLALRARLRLGLLHPLQLVPYRSYGTPERLYVKGRLLTDRGIGEPADEDSVLRNMLNMYRRFESTEIPGARLSIEPGDGSQHPITTDEEGYFTLNLAPQQLPTPENFMWYPVDVRLVAPPQRVPAPEAPLLATARVLIPPADAEYGIISDLDDTVIQTSATDILRMARIVLLRNARSRLPFEGVAEFYRQLQLGRNGKRNNPFFYVSSSPWNLFDLLEDFLHLNDIPAGPILLRDMALKGKSSGEASAHHGHKLKEIDNVLLTYPTLPFVLIGDSGQEDANIYREVVRRHPGRILAIYIRDVNLPARSAMVEKVSEELRGDKVEMLLVKDTVQAAKHAAERGLVFTEAVPAVEQEKAKDQATSDDPTTARDQGGTHALPPTASSSGLPQSPSGR from the coding sequence ATGGCTTCTTTCTCACAACGACTCAGCGACTGGGGCGAAAACCTGGATGATCTGGCTTTGCGCGCCCGCCTTCGACTGGGGCTGCTGCACCCGCTGCAGCTGGTCCCCTACCGCAGCTACGGCACGCCCGAGCGGCTTTACGTGAAGGGCCGCCTGCTCACCGACCGGGGCATTGGCGAGCCTGCCGACGAAGACTCGGTATTACGCAACATGCTGAACATGTACCGCCGCTTCGAGAGCACCGAAATTCCGGGGGCCCGGCTTAGCATCGAGCCCGGCGACGGCAGCCAGCACCCCATCACCACCGACGAGGAAGGCTACTTCACCCTGAACCTGGCTCCGCAGCAGCTGCCGACACCGGAAAACTTTATGTGGTACCCGGTGGATGTTCGCCTGGTAGCACCGCCCCAGCGTGTGCCCGCTCCAGAGGCTCCGCTCCTGGCTACGGCCCGTGTGCTCATCCCGCCTGCCGATGCGGAGTACGGCATCATCAGCGACCTGGACGATACCGTTATTCAGACCTCGGCTACGGATATTCTGCGCATGGCGCGCATCGTGCTGCTGCGCAATGCCCGCTCCCGCCTACCCTTCGAGGGTGTGGCCGAGTTCTACCGGCAGCTGCAGCTGGGCCGCAACGGCAAGCGCAACAACCCCTTCTTCTACGTGAGCAGCTCGCCCTGGAATCTTTTTGACTTGCTGGAGGACTTCCTGCATTTGAATGACATTCCGGCCGGCCCCATCCTGCTGCGCGACATGGCCCTCAAAGGCAAATCCTCGGGCGAGGCCTCGGCCCACCACGGCCACAAGCTCAAGGAAATCGACAACGTCCTGCTCACCTACCCCACGCTGCCGTTCGTGCTCATCGGGGACAGCGGGCAGGAAGACGCCAACATCTACCGCGAGGTGGTGCGCCGCCACCCCGGCCGCATCCTGGCCATTTACATCCGCGACGTGAACCTGCCCGCCCGCTCGGCTATGGTGGAGAAGGTTTCCGAAGAATTGCGGGGGGACAAGGTGGAAATGCTGCTGGTGAAGGACACCGTGCAGGCCGCCAAGCACGCCGCCGAGCGCGGTCTTGTGTTCACGGAAGCCGTGCCGGCCGTAGAGCAGGAAAAAGCCAAAGACCAGGCTACGTCCGATGACCCCACCACCGCCCGCGACCAGGGCGGTACCCACGCGCTGCCGCCTACTGCTAGCTCGAGTGGTCTGCCACAATCACCCAGCGGCCGTTAA
- the mtgA gene encoding monofunctional biosynthetic peptidoglycan transglycosylase, whose translation MTDFKLYWRRGWQLLLQVGASLLLTTIVWVLLYRWVSPPATWLMLERRSHRPAGYEHLESERQIHYSFVGLEEVSAQLPLALVAAEDQRFLMHHGFDVDALKKAAQRNRAGHGKQLVGGSTISQQVAKNVFLWNGRSYLRKAAEAYFTVLIELLWDKQRILEMYLNVAEMGDCTFGAEAAAQRYFHKPAAKLTASDAALLAAILPNPLKFRAASPGPQTRAKQRRVLRNMRRLGGTRFVQQVLTAE comes from the coding sequence GTGACTGATTTTAAACTGTACTGGCGGCGCGGCTGGCAGCTGCTGCTGCAGGTAGGCGCTTCCCTGCTACTCACCACCATTGTGTGGGTGCTGCTGTACCGCTGGGTGTCACCGCCGGCTACCTGGCTGATGCTGGAGCGCCGCTCGCACCGCCCCGCCGGCTACGAGCACCTCGAAAGTGAGCGGCAGATTCACTACAGCTTTGTAGGACTGGAGGAGGTGTCGGCGCAGCTGCCGCTGGCGCTGGTGGCAGCCGAGGACCAGCGCTTTCTCATGCACCACGGCTTCGACGTGGATGCCCTCAAGAAAGCCGCGCAGCGCAACCGTGCCGGGCACGGCAAGCAGCTGGTGGGCGGCAGCACCATCAGCCAGCAGGTAGCCAAAAACGTGTTTCTCTGGAACGGCCGCAGCTACCTGCGCAAGGCCGCCGAAGCGTACTTTACGGTGCTCATCGAACTGCTCTGGGACAAACAGCGCATCCTGGAAATGTACCTGAACGTGGCCGAAATGGGCGACTGTACCTTCGGGGCCGAGGCCGCTGCCCAGCGCTACTTCCACAAACCGGCCGCCAAGCTCACCGCCTCCGACGCGGCGTTGCTGGCGGCCATTCTACCCAACCCGCTCAAATTTCGGGCGGCCAGCCCTGGCCCCCAAACCCGCGCCAAGCAGCGCCGGGTACTGCGCAACATGCGCCGCCTGGGCGGTACCCGCTTCGTGCAGCAGGTACTGACGGCGGAATAA
- a CDS encoding LON peptidase substrate-binding domain-containing protein has translation MPRLLPLFPLNLVVFPGEKLNLHIFEPRYRQLVHDCLGESLTFGIPLYTDQVRELGTEMRLLSIEKTYPTGEMDIRTEALGVFRIREFFRQAPGKLYAAGTIEPIIDDPAPDADLHRRIQGYLRQLYDVLGLRQLLQKLPIDYRTYDLGHHLGLSTEQEYQLLSATSELERQELIAEHLEQVLPMLLETERLKDRSRLNGHFKNLTPPNF, from the coding sequence ATGCCGCGTTTGCTTCCGCTGTTTCCGCTTAATCTGGTCGTATTTCCGGGCGAAAAGCTCAACCTGCACATCTTCGAGCCCCGCTACCGCCAGCTGGTACACGACTGCCTGGGAGAAAGCCTGACCTTCGGCATTCCGCTGTATACCGACCAAGTGCGGGAGCTGGGCACAGAAATGCGCCTGCTGAGCATCGAGAAAACCTACCCCACCGGCGAAATGGACATCCGCACCGAGGCACTGGGCGTGTTCCGCATCCGGGAGTTTTTCCGGCAGGCCCCGGGCAAGCTCTATGCCGCCGGCACCATCGAACCCATTATCGACGACCCCGCCCCCGATGCCGACCTGCACCGCCGCATCCAGGGCTACCTCCGGCAGCTCTACGACGTGCTGGGTTTGCGCCAGTTGCTGCAAAAGCTCCCCATCGACTACCGCACCTACGACCTGGGCCACCACCTGGGTCTGAGCACCGAGCAGGAATATCAGCTGCTAAGTGCCACCAGTGAGCTGGAGCGCCAGGAGCTCATTGCCGAACACCTGGAACAGGTGCTCCCGATGCTGCTGGAAACCGAGCGGCTCAAGGACCGCTCCCGCCTCAACGGCCATTTCAAAAACCTCACGCCTCCGAATTTTTGA
- a CDS encoding metallophosphoesterase, translating into MTSGLLIIGYVAAAMVALLSVWLLVRHTQERRWRRRVWVAPAYGRWPDATPPPAATRRYQLALIGDTGAVATTGPDPVLTLLQDWQQAAGEASATVLLGDNVYPTGIPPQGAAGRPAAERRLLTQLQSFESYAGQVIYLSGNHDWNKGRPNGLEYVLRQQQLVQEHLPAAHFLPADGLPGPVTLQLAPGILLVVLNTQWWVQQGQRPSATAGSTPFQDLLQVLRANQHQQIIVAGHHPLYSNAIHGGKFTARQHMFPLTTVHKKAYLPLPVIGSLLPVYRKLVGAAEDMAHPRYRHLRRRLLRVLHQFPNLIYAAGHDHNLQYFQQQGSHYLVSGAGSKTAFVQHGGRAAFVHEHKGFFVLDFYPNDEVWLRTLEPGNPLGTDVFRWQLSQPVRVAAPAPAGSQAASEYRGA; encoded by the coding sequence GTGACTTCGGGGCTTTTGATTATCGGGTATGTGGCAGCGGCTATGGTGGCGCTGCTTAGCGTGTGGCTTCTGGTGCGGCACACGCAGGAACGGCGCTGGCGGAGGCGCGTGTGGGTGGCTCCCGCCTATGGCCGCTGGCCCGACGCTACGCCCCCGCCAGCTGCTACCCGCCGCTACCAGCTGGCCCTCATCGGCGACACCGGTGCCGTGGCTACCACCGGCCCCGACCCGGTGCTGACGCTGCTGCAGGATTGGCAGCAGGCTGCCGGAGAAGCCAGTGCCACCGTGTTGCTTGGTGATAATGTGTACCCTACCGGTATTCCGCCGCAGGGCGCTGCCGGCCGCCCGGCTGCCGAGCGGCGCCTGCTCACGCAGCTGCAGTCTTTTGAGAGCTATGCCGGCCAGGTTATCTACCTCAGTGGCAACCACGACTGGAATAAGGGGCGCCCCAACGGGCTGGAATACGTGTTGCGGCAACAGCAATTGGTACAAGAGCATCTGCCCGCCGCCCACTTCCTGCCCGCCGACGGCCTTCCCGGCCCCGTGACGCTGCAGCTGGCGCCCGGCATTCTGCTGGTGGTCCTGAATACCCAGTGGTGGGTGCAGCAGGGACAGCGCCCCTCGGCTACGGCCGGCAGCACGCCTTTTCAGGACTTGCTGCAGGTTTTGCGGGCCAACCAGCACCAGCAGATCATTGTGGCCGGGCATCATCCTCTGTATTCCAATGCCATCCACGGTGGCAAGTTCACGGCCCGGCAGCACATGTTTCCGCTCACCACGGTGCATAAGAAAGCGTACCTGCCGCTACCCGTTATTGGCTCCCTGCTGCCCGTGTACCGCAAGCTGGTGGGAGCCGCCGAGGACATGGCCCACCCCCGCTACCGCCACCTGCGGCGCCGCCTGCTGCGCGTACTGCACCAGTTCCCCAACCTTATCTACGCCGCCGGCCACGACCACAACCTGCAGTATTTTCAGCAGCAGGGCAGCCATTATCTGGTTAGCGGGGCGGGCAGCAAAACGGCTTTTGTGCAGCACGGCGGGCGCGCCGCTTTCGTACACGAGCACAAGGGCTTTTTCGTGCTCGATTTTTACCCGAACGACGAGGTATGGCTGCGCACGTTGGAACCCGGCAACCCGCTTGGCACCGACGTATTCCGCTGGCAACTTAGCCAGCCGGTGCGGGTAGCGGCACCAGCACCCGCAGGCTCGCAGGCAGCATCTGAATATCGAGGGGCATAG